TGAAGTTTATGCTTTCAAAATTAAATGAAAAGGTCAGAGCCTGTGGATTCAGGCTTACAAAGGAAAGGGTCAAAGAAGGTGTTCTTCATGTCTGCGGATATCTGATAGATTTCCAGCTTTTCAGAAAACTGAATCTCAGCTTTATGCCGGAACTGCCTGATTTTGATATCGGAGACAGAATAATATATGAATTTATGAAAAACGGCTATGAGATATGCCCTATAAGAAATACTTTTGATGATGAAAATCTTATTGAAATTATTCCGGATACTTTGAAAGTAAAAAAACTGAATGTAACGCGTGCTTTTGATGATGATAATAATGTAATTTACATGCATCTTGGTCGAGGTATTTTAAAATCTCAGGGTAAATATGACAATCCTTCAAGGACAAATGCTGAACAATGGATTGAATATATTAATACTTGTCTGCTATCAAATATTTCATGTCAGAAATTAGATACCGTGTATGTCAGTGGCAGTGAAATTTCTTACGATTATAAGAATTTTGATCTGGATGATTTTGTCATTCATGAATTTTTTAAAGATAAAATCAAAAATCTTCCCGGAAAATCAAGGATACTTTTTGTTAACGGGAAACCTGATTTTAAATTGAATAAAAATATAATGTCTCTTTTTACAGATAAAACCGGAAATCCCTTAACTGTTTTTTATAACTCTCCGGATTATGAGATAAAGCAGCAGGAATTTGACTGTGTGGTTTTCAGCGATATTGATTATATAAACAAAATCGAAGAAGAAGATCTTTCACTTGTTTTTTCGACATTAAGAAAAGGCGGTGTTTTTATAGGGATCCATCATTATGAAATGAATAAGAATGTCGCTGATAATGAAGGAGTAAAAATCTATCTGAACAAAGTATCGGGCATTTTATGGAAATCAGGTTTTAGGGAAGTATGTATTGAACAGATGGGGAATGAAAGATTTACGGATTTTAAGGAAAGATTAAATAAATATATGCAGGTTAATATAAAAAGAGGTATAGAAGAGAATAGTAAAAAATTCCATGAGATTGAGGGAAGGTTTCTTTCAAAAGAGTTAAATAAGTTGTTGAAAAATTACAATAAAGAAATTGATTTTAAAAAATATATAAATGTCCCGGATAATATAAATTTTGGCATATATGCAGTCAAGTAAGTGTTTGAACAAGTTTCCGGTTTACCTGTATGTATATAGATTTAAATAATTTGTATGAAATTAAATAAGGAAAAATTCAAAAATTTTAAAAGCACAATGCTTTATAAATACTTCAAGCATAATTTCACAGACAGTATTTACAGCATATTAAATCTTCTTGTAGCGTCACTGGATGGATTTTTTCTTAATATAATACTTGTAAGATATCTGTCACTTGAAGATCTTGGCAATTATAAAATATTTTTTTCTGTCTTAAACATACTGATTATCTTTTCAATAAACGGATTAAATACATCGGTTTCAAGATCTGCTGCCAAAAAGTATAACAGGTTTTTCATAACAGCCACAAAAATAAGCGCTATCGTAAGCTTTCTGGGAACGATGATAATGATAGTTCTTGCGCTAACATATTACAGGGGAAGTGGCGTAAAGTGGCCGCTGCTTTATGCATGTCTCTTTGTTCCGGTTTATTTTGGTTTTAATATCTGGGAAGCATTTTACTATGGTGAGAAAAAATTCAGGCTGATATTTCTGACAAACCTGGTGCTTGCTGTAATCAGATTCGGCACCTGTGTGTCAATTCTGTATTTTTTAAGAAACTATGTTTTAACTATTGTTGCTTATGTCGGAATAGTATCGGGTTTCAACTTTATAATGTTTCTTAGAATATATAAACGGGTTAAACCTGAAGAAAGAGATGTTCCCAAAGAAAAAGAGCTTATAAAACACGGATTAAAGATAACAGGTGCAAGCACTGTATCAGTTATTGCCAAGAATATTGAAAGACTTATTCTGGATGGTGTTACAAGTGCTTCAATGGTAGGCATTTACAGCATAGTAAGTGTTTTCCCTACATTTATAAAGAATGCATTAAAAAATCTTGTAAATGTTCCAACCGTTAAGCTTGCTGCCTACTCTGAAAAAGATAATCGCAGGATTTTAAAAAAAATGCTTGTATGGATTTTTATTGCCGGGGTTGTTATTGTTGCAGTTTTCTGGCTTATAACTCCTTTTCTTTTAAAATTCTTCTTTAAACAGACTGATCCTAAAATGTTTCTTTACGGACGGCTACTTCTAATACCGTTATTATTTATGCCTATAGATATGACAATAAAATATATGGCGAGTTATCAGGGCTCGGGTTCTAGCCTGTTTAAATTAAGTGTTTCGACCGATATAATCAAGCTGGCCAGTCTTGCTGTATTTATTCCGATTTACAGGATTTATGGAATAATCATAGGACAGATAGTGGGAGAATTTCTGTCATTTCTGACTCTGAGTATCTGGTTTTTAAGAACAAATAAGAAATTTGGTATAAAATAGCTAAAAATATAATTTTATTTTTATAAAAAATACGTATAAAAAATGAATTATCAGCTTGGCATTATCACAATAAATTATTATTCCGAGGATCTTCTGGGGAACTTTATTGACAGCCTGCGCAGTCAGTCATTTGATAACTGGTGCCTTGTTGTGGTAAACAATGGAAGCAATGCTGATATTGCAGAACTGATAAAAAACAAAAATGATTCAAGATTGTTTTCCATTGAATCAGGCGGCAATCCCGGCTATGCTTCAGCAAATAATATCGGTTTTGATTTCCTTAAAGAAAAAAATCTTATAAGCAATAAGTCTTTTTTATGCTTTTCCAATCCTGATATCGTTCTTGAAGATAAAGACGTGATTATAAAGCTTATTTCAGGCATGCAAAAGCATAAAGCTGATTTTATAGGGCCAAAGATTATCAATCAGGATGGAAGCTTTATGCTTCCTCATCTTAAACCGGGCAATTATTTAAAGACTTTTTTCCATCTTGGAAATAATGGCCTTGCCGACAGGATTTTAGGCTATAATAAGAAATTAAAGAAAATGGAAGAAGCTGTTGAAGTATTTATGCTTAACGGCTCTTTCTTTATTGCCGGATTTAAAGCTTTCGAGCAGGCCGGAGGGTTTGACTCAAACACTTTTCTTTATTATGAAGAAGAGATATTTTTCAGGAAAGCAAAAGAATC
This sequence is a window from Actinomycetota bacterium. Protein-coding genes within it:
- a CDS encoding glycosyltransferase family 2 protein yields the protein MNYQLGIITINYYSEDLLGNFIDSLRSQSFDNWCLVVVNNGSNADIAELIKNKNDSRLFSIESGGNPGYASANNIGFDFLKEKNLISNKSFLCFSNPDIVLEDKDVIIKLISGMQKHKADFIGPKIINQDGSFMLPHLKPGNYLKTFFHLGNNGLADRILGYNKKLKKMEEAVEVFMLNGSFFIAGFKAFEQAGGFDSNTFLYYEEEIFFRKAKESGLKAVYEPSVNVKHFNSATVHALLGSAGKKRTVYNSELYLIKNILKANAFLVFLFRLERKVEYWLIKLTGIFRKK
- a CDS encoding oligosaccharide flippase family protein: MKLNKEKFKNFKSTMLYKYFKHNFTDSIYSILNLLVASLDGFFLNIILVRYLSLEDLGNYKIFFSVLNILIIFSINGLNTSVSRSAAKKYNRFFITATKISAIVSFLGTMIMIVLALTYYRGSGVKWPLLYACLFVPVYFGFNIWEAFYYGEKKFRLIFLTNLVLAVIRFGTCVSILYFLRNYVLTIVAYVGIVSGFNFIMFLRIYKRVKPEERDVPKEKELIKHGLKITGASTVSVIAKNIERLILDGVTSASMVGIYSIVSVFPTFIKNALKNLVNVPTVKLAAYSEKDNRRILKKMLVWIFIAGVVIVAVFWLITPFLLKFFFKQTDPKMFLYGRLLLIPLLFMPIDMTIKYMASYQGSGSSLFKLSVSTDIIKLASLAVFIPIYRIYGIIIGQIVGEFLSFLTLSIWFLRTNKKFGIK